The proteins below are encoded in one region of Arthrobacter sp. CJ23:
- a CDS encoding dienelactone hydrolase family protein encodes MTQLGTFEKYLIEEFFDDYKAGELSHRTFTRRVAFITGSMAAAAAAMTLVGCTPGELPRSTDPMPTPTPTPSAASASGTSATGAIPGAKSPLSVPEGAPGLTTATVRFPSGGTEITGYLARPDDGGAGSAVLICHENRGLTPHIQDVARRFANAGYAALALDLLSREGGTASMDPDAVPGALTQAGARRHVSDFAAAFDYLNGQDFVDSGRVAMNGYCFGGGITWQASTEITGLKATAAFYGPAPDLAKVSSIKPAVFGVYAELDARITGAMPALRDALDATDVQHQMKVYPGVDHAFHNDTGERYREDQATAAWNDMLAWFGQHV; translated from the coding sequence ATGACCCAGCTTGGCACGTTTGAAAAGTACTTGATCGAGGAATTCTTCGACGACTACAAGGCCGGTGAGTTGTCCCACCGCACATTCACCCGGCGGGTGGCATTCATCACCGGCAGCATGGCGGCAGCTGCCGCCGCCATGACCCTGGTCGGTTGCACCCCTGGGGAGCTGCCACGCAGTACGGACCCCATGCCGACGCCCACGCCCACTCCTTCAGCGGCCTCGGCGTCCGGCACTTCTGCCACGGGAGCCATTCCAGGTGCCAAGAGTCCGCTGTCTGTCCCGGAAGGCGCCCCTGGCCTGACAACTGCCACGGTGCGGTTCCCTTCCGGCGGAACCGAGATCACCGGGTACCTCGCCCGGCCCGACGACGGCGGGGCCGGCTCTGCCGTGCTGATCTGCCACGAGAACCGTGGACTGACGCCGCACATCCAGGACGTGGCCCGCCGTTTCGCCAACGCCGGCTACGCGGCCTTGGCCCTGGACCTCCTGAGCAGGGAAGGCGGGACGGCATCGATGGACCCGGACGCTGTTCCCGGCGCGCTGACGCAGGCAGGAGCCCGGCGGCATGTGTCGGATTTCGCGGCCGCTTTCGACTACCTGAACGGCCAGGACTTCGTCGACTCCGGCCGCGTTGCCATGAACGGGTACTGCTTTGGCGGTGGCATCACGTGGCAGGCGTCCACCGAGATCACGGGCCTGAAAGCAACCGCCGCGTTCTACGGTCCCGCGCCGGATCTCGCCAAGGTTTCCAGCATCAAACCGGCGGTCTTTGGCGTCTACGCGGAACTCGATGCCAGGATCACGGGTGCCATGCCGGCGCTCAGAGACGCCCTGGATGCCACCGATGTCCAACACCAAATGAAGGTCTACCCGGGCGTGGATCATGCCTTCCACAACGACACCGGGGAACGCTATAGGGAGGACCAGGCGACTGCGGCCTGGAACGACATGCTTGCCTGGTTCGGGCAGCACGTCTGA
- a CDS encoding PAS domain S-box protein: MTNEMQPLDHFGSYRDLIEAVPDALLLIDEHGDVAFVNSHTERLFGYSRSQLLGRHYEMLLPERFKGRGGATREQLAKDPGMRRAGTDLKLFGRHRDGTEFPMEVSFAPLGVGPSMKIVASVREVSDRRRVDAELRDALSLLSATLESTADGILVVGADGTIAGSNERFAELWGIPAELLESHDDGRLLAFVLDQLSDPDGFIGKVQELYADPRAESLDMLEFHDGRTFERYSRPQLVGDEVVGRVWSFRDVTSRQRAQDQAREALGQLEGLGAIVRSSADAIIGMTPEGLVTSWNPGAEKLYGYAAAEVIGRDLRFLIPDHLQAEDEVLAAVLTGGQARSFETDRVRKDGSIVPVSLTVSPIRGERGVIGLATIGQDITARRAAEAELLAAREAALESSRLKSEFLATISHEIRTPMNGVVGLTTLLLDTPLDETQHKYAEGVQTAAGALLTLINDILDFSKLEAGKIDLDITPFDPQYLMEEVAGLLAEAAQGKGLELIAYCHRDVPTQLAGDAGRIRQILLNLASNAVKFTASGEVTIRVNVLEQDARTAMVRFEVSDTGIGIDAADHLRLFDSFSQADASTTRRYGGTGLGLAICRRLTQAMGGEIGLTSTPGEGSTFWFSIRLPVAKDPGRVPAPPVPGLPAGLRVLVVDDNATNRFVLESQLNTWGLQPDAVADARTALDRSRTAAAAGQPFDVAVLDMCMPDMDGLELAHELSGDPVLRGIRLMMLTSASQVSKTDMTAAGISEWLTKPVRGSELFDRLTRLVAGSPATEPASALARPPRPERPSRGRILVVEDNEVNQLVACEMVAKLGYQADVAADGAEAVSATAAGTYAAVLMDCHMPVMDGFEATRTIRARDNHSARLPIIAMTAGAQDEDRERCLSAGMDDYLSKPVDLADLDEALKRWVPRGLAPEAEEPALDPGRLAVLRELGPADGHGLLPTAAGAFRRGVPASVAELHAALEGGGGDALERAAHKLKGAAATIGATGVASLCQELEDLGRKPGGQSGKELLTRLLTELARADKELENALAMSVSGVRRA, encoded by the coding sequence ATGACAAACGAAATGCAGCCGCTGGATCACTTCGGCTCCTATAGGGACCTCATAGAGGCAGTACCCGACGCATTGCTTTTGATCGACGAGCATGGGGATGTCGCGTTCGTCAATTCACACACCGAACGGCTCTTCGGCTATTCGCGGAGCCAGCTGCTGGGCAGGCACTATGAAATGCTGCTTCCGGAGCGGTTCAAGGGCCGCGGTGGCGCCACCCGGGAGCAATTGGCCAAGGACCCGGGGATGCGCAGGGCAGGGACTGACTTGAAACTGTTCGGCCGTCACCGTGACGGCACCGAATTTCCGATGGAGGTCAGCTTCGCTCCGCTCGGAGTGGGACCCAGCATGAAGATCGTCGCCTCCGTCCGGGAAGTAAGTGACCGACGCCGCGTTGACGCTGAACTCCGCGATGCCCTGTCGCTGCTCAGCGCCACACTGGAATCCACAGCGGACGGCATTCTCGTTGTCGGGGCAGACGGGACGATTGCCGGTTCGAACGAGCGGTTCGCCGAGTTGTGGGGTATCCCCGCGGAGCTCCTGGAGTCCCACGACGACGGCCGGCTGTTGGCTTTCGTCCTGGATCAGCTCTCGGATCCGGACGGCTTCATAGGCAAGGTCCAGGAGTTGTACGCCGATCCAAGGGCGGAGAGCCTGGACATGCTGGAATTCCATGACGGGCGGACGTTTGAACGGTATTCCCGGCCCCAGCTCGTCGGGGATGAAGTTGTGGGACGGGTCTGGAGTTTCCGTGACGTTACGTCCCGCCAACGCGCACAGGACCAGGCTCGTGAAGCGCTCGGCCAGCTGGAAGGCCTGGGTGCCATTGTCAGATCCTCCGCCGACGCGATCATCGGCATGACTCCCGAGGGACTCGTCACCAGCTGGAACCCCGGGGCCGAGAAGCTCTACGGGTACGCTGCCGCTGAAGTGATTGGCCGGGACCTCCGGTTCCTCATTCCGGATCACCTCCAGGCCGAGGACGAGGTGCTGGCAGCTGTCCTCACTGGCGGGCAGGCCCGTAGCTTCGAGACAGACCGGGTGCGCAAAGACGGGTCAATAGTACCCGTGTCCTTGACCGTATCCCCCATTCGCGGCGAACGCGGGGTCATCGGACTTGCGACAATCGGGCAGGACATCACCGCGCGGCGGGCCGCTGAAGCTGAACTGCTGGCCGCGCGGGAGGCGGCCCTGGAGTCGAGCAGGTTGAAGTCCGAGTTCCTGGCGACCATAAGCCATGAAATCCGGACACCGATGAACGGAGTCGTGGGTCTGACAACGCTGCTCCTGGACACACCCCTGGATGAAACACAGCACAAATACGCCGAAGGGGTTCAGACCGCGGCTGGAGCTTTGTTGACCCTGATCAACGACATCCTGGATTTCTCCAAGCTGGAAGCGGGGAAAATCGACCTGGACATCACACCCTTTGATCCGCAGTACCTGATGGAGGAAGTGGCCGGGCTCCTGGCTGAAGCCGCACAGGGCAAGGGCCTGGAGCTCATCGCATACTGCCACCGGGACGTTCCCACGCAGTTGGCCGGTGATGCCGGCCGGATCCGGCAGATCTTGCTGAACCTGGCCTCGAACGCCGTGAAGTTCACTGCATCCGGTGAGGTGACCATCCGAGTGAACGTCCTGGAGCAGGACGCAAGGACCGCGATGGTGCGGTTCGAGGTCAGTGATACCGGTATCGGTATCGACGCTGCGGATCATCTGCGCTTGTTCGATTCATTTTCCCAGGCCGATGCCTCCACCACGCGCCGGTATGGCGGCACCGGGCTGGGCTTGGCGATTTGCCGGCGCCTGACCCAAGCGATGGGCGGGGAGATCGGTTTGACCAGCACGCCAGGTGAGGGAAGCACGTTCTGGTTCTCGATCCGGCTGCCCGTGGCAAAAGATCCTGGGCGGGTTCCCGCCCCTCCGGTCCCGGGCCTGCCGGCCGGGCTGCGCGTGCTGGTGGTGGACGACAATGCCACCAACAGGTTCGTGCTGGAATCGCAGTTGAACACATGGGGACTGCAGCCGGACGCGGTAGCCGACGCACGCACGGCCCTGGACCGGTCCCGAACGGCAGCCGCCGCCGGGCAACCCTTCGACGTTGCCGTGCTGGATATGTGCATGCCGGACATGGACGGCCTCGAGCTTGCTCACGAGCTGTCCGGCGACCCCGTCCTGCGGGGCATCCGGCTCATGATGCTGACGTCCGCGTCCCAGGTTTCCAAGACCGATATGACTGCTGCGGGAATCAGCGAATGGCTCACGAAACCCGTGCGCGGTTCAGAACTCTTTGACCGCCTCACACGGCTGGTGGCCGGAAGCCCAGCTACCGAACCGGCGTCCGCGCTGGCACGTCCCCCAAGGCCGGAGCGGCCTTCCCGGGGCAGGATACTGGTGGTGGAGGACAATGAAGTGAACCAACTCGTCGCCTGCGAAATGGTTGCCAAACTGGGCTATCAGGCCGATGTGGCTGCCGATGGCGCCGAAGCTGTCTCCGCTACAGCCGCCGGCACCTACGCAGCTGTGCTCATGGATTGCCACATGCCGGTCATGGACGGCTTCGAGGCCACGAGGACGATTCGGGCGCGGGACAACCACTCCGCACGCCTGCCCATCATTGCCATGACGGCCGGAGCCCAGGATGAGGACCGTGAGCGTTGCCTCTCAGCCGGCATGGATGACTACCTCAGCAAACCCGTCGATCTGGCTGACCTGGACGAAGCCCTGAAGCGATGGGTCCCGCGCGGGCTTGCTCCCGAAGCTGAAGAGCCTGCTCTTGACCCGGGGCGCCTGGCGGTTCTTCGTGAACTGGGCCCCGCAGACGGGCATGGGCTCCTGCCGACAGCTGCCGGAGCCTTCCGGCGCGGTGTCCCCGCCAGCGTGGCCGAACTTCATGCGGCATTGGAGGGCGGCGGCGGAGACGCACTCGAACGAGCAGCCCACAAGCTCAAAGGCGCCGCAGCGACCATCGGGGCCACGGGTGTCGCCTCCCTGTGTCAGGAACTGGAGGACCTGGGACGCAAGCCCGGCGGCCAATCCGGCAAGGAACTGCTGACCCGGCTTCTTACCGAGCTGGCCCGGGCGGACAAGGAGTTGGAGAACGCCCTGGCCATGAGCGTTTCGGGGGTGCGCCGCGCATAG
- the nrdF gene encoding class 1b ribonucleoside-diphosphate reductase subunit beta: MTEKVKLLSHVEAINWNKIQDDKDVEVWNRLVNNFWLPEKVPLSNDVQSWHTLTPAEQQLTMRVFTGLTLLDTIQGTVGAVSLIPDAITPHEEAVYTNIAFMESVHAKSYSSIFSTLCSTKEIDDAFRWSLENENLQKKAQIVMDYYQGDDPLKRKVASTLLESFLFYSGFYLPMYWSSRAKLTNTADLIRLIIRDEAVHGYYIGYKFQKGLEGLSEARKQEIKDYTFELLFELYENEVQYTHDLYDGVGLAEDVKKFLHYNANKALMNLGYEAMFPASVTDVNPAILSALSPNADENHDFFSGSGSSYVIGKAVNTEDEDWEF, from the coding sequence ATGACCGAGAAGGTCAAGCTGCTCAGCCACGTCGAAGCAATCAACTGGAACAAGATCCAGGACGACAAGGACGTGGAAGTCTGGAACCGCCTGGTCAACAACTTCTGGCTTCCGGAAAAGGTGCCGCTGTCCAACGACGTCCAGTCGTGGCACACACTGACGCCCGCGGAGCAGCAGCTGACCATGCGCGTGTTCACCGGCCTGACCCTGCTGGACACCATCCAGGGTACGGTAGGCGCCGTCAGCCTCATCCCCGACGCCATCACCCCGCATGAAGAAGCCGTGTACACCAACATCGCCTTCATGGAATCGGTGCACGCCAAGAGCTACTCCTCGATCTTCTCCACCCTGTGCTCCACCAAGGAGATCGACGACGCCTTCCGCTGGTCCCTCGAGAACGAGAACCTGCAGAAGAAGGCCCAGATCGTCATGGACTACTACCAGGGCGACGACCCGCTCAAGCGCAAGGTGGCCTCCACCCTGCTGGAGAGCTTCCTGTTCTACTCGGGCTTCTACCTGCCCATGTACTGGTCTTCCCGTGCCAAGCTCACGAACACGGCCGACCTGATCCGCCTCATCATCCGCGACGAGGCCGTGCACGGCTACTACATCGGCTACAAGTTCCAGAAGGGCCTGGAAGGCCTGTCCGAGGCCCGCAAGCAGGAGATCAAGGACTACACCTTCGAGCTGCTCTTCGAGCTGTACGAAAACGAAGTCCAGTACACGCACGACCTCTACGACGGCGTCGGCCTGGCCGAGGACGTCAAGAAGTTCCTGCACTACAACGCCAACAAGGCCCTCATGAACCTCGGCTACGAGGCCATGTTCCCGGCATCCGTCACCGACGTGAACCCGGCCATTCTCTCGGCCCTGTCCCCGAACGCCGACGAGAACCACGACTTCTTCTCGGGTTCCGGTTCCTCGTATGTGATTGGCAAGGCTGTCAACACTGAGGATGAGGACTGGGAGTTCTAA
- the nrdE gene encoding class 1b ribonucleoside-diphosphate reductase subunit alpha: MPEAYKGLGYHELNAMLNLYGPNGEIQFDADREAAHQYFLQHVNNNTVFFHDLEEKLDYLVKNQYYERETLDQYTMNFIRELFNRAYKKKFRFETFLGAFKFYTSYTLKTFDGKRFLERYEDRVCMVALHLARGNEELAGRLVDEIIDGRFQPATPTFLNAGKAQRGELVSCFLLRIEDNMESIARGINSALQLSKRGGGVALSLTNIREHGAPIKQIENQSSGVIPVMKLLEDSFSYANQLGARQGAGAVYLHAHHPDIYRFLDTKRENADEKIRIKTLSLGVVVPDITFELAKKNEDMYLFSPYDVERVYGVPFSDISVTEKYYEMVDDSRIKKTKISAREFFQTLAEIQFESGYPYIMFEDTVNRANPIAGKITMSNLCSEILQVSTPSIYGEDLSYETIGKDISCNLGSMNIAKTMDSPDFGLSIETSIRALSAVSDMSFINSVPSIAQGNAQSHAIGLGQMNLHGYLAREHVHYGSEEGLDFTNIYFYTVLFHALRSSNKLSIETGETFGGFENSTYASGEFFDKYTEQEWAPETERVRELFAGIHIPTQDDWRELKASVMEHGIYNQNLQAVPPTGSISYINNSTSSIHPVAAKIEIRKEGKIGRVYYPAPYLDNDNLEYYQDAYEIGYEKIIDTYAAATQHVDQGLSLTLFFKDTATTRDINKAQIYAWRKGIKTLYYIRLRQLALEGTEVEGCVSCML, from the coding sequence CTGCCTGAGGCCTATAAGGGCCTGGGCTATCACGAGCTCAACGCCATGCTGAACCTGTATGGCCCGAACGGCGAGATCCAGTTCGACGCCGACCGCGAGGCCGCGCACCAGTACTTCCTGCAGCACGTGAACAACAACACCGTGTTCTTCCACGACCTGGAAGAGAAGCTCGACTACCTGGTCAAGAACCAGTACTACGAGCGCGAAACCCTGGACCAGTACACGATGAACTTCATCCGTGAGCTGTTCAACCGCGCCTACAAGAAGAAGTTCCGCTTCGAGACCTTCCTGGGCGCCTTCAAGTTCTACACCTCGTACACGCTCAAGACCTTCGACGGCAAGCGTTTCCTGGAGCGCTACGAAGACCGCGTCTGCATGGTTGCCCTGCACCTGGCCCGCGGCAACGAAGAGCTGGCCGGCCGCCTGGTTGACGAGATCATCGACGGCCGCTTCCAGCCGGCCACGCCCACGTTCCTGAACGCCGGCAAGGCCCAGCGCGGCGAGCTGGTCTCCTGCTTCCTGCTGCGCATCGAAGACAACATGGAGTCGATCGCCCGCGGCATCAACTCCGCCCTGCAGCTTTCCAAGCGCGGCGGCGGCGTGGCCCTCTCGCTGACCAACATCCGCGAGCACGGCGCCCCGATCAAGCAGATCGAAAACCAGTCCTCCGGCGTCATCCCCGTGATGAAGCTCCTCGAAGACAGCTTCTCCTACGCCAACCAGCTGGGTGCCCGCCAGGGTGCAGGTGCCGTGTACCTGCACGCCCACCACCCGGACATCTACCGCTTCCTGGACACCAAGCGTGAAAACGCCGACGAGAAGATCCGCATCAAGACGCTGTCCCTGGGCGTCGTGGTTCCGGACATCACGTTCGAGCTGGCCAAGAAGAACGAGGACATGTACCTCTTCTCCCCGTACGACGTCGAGCGCGTCTACGGCGTCCCCTTCTCCGACATCTCGGTCACCGAGAAGTACTACGAGATGGTTGACGATTCCCGGATCAAGAAGACCAAGATCAGCGCCCGCGAGTTCTTCCAGACCCTCGCGGAGATCCAGTTCGAATCCGGCTACCCGTACATCATGTTCGAGGACACCGTGAACCGGGCCAACCCGATCGCCGGCAAGATCACCATGAGCAACCTGTGCTCGGAGATCCTGCAGGTCTCCACGCCGTCCATTTACGGCGAGGACCTCAGCTACGAGACCATCGGCAAGGACATCTCCTGCAACCTTGGTTCGATGAACATCGCCAAGACCATGGATTCCCCGGACTTCGGCCTCTCCATCGAGACCTCCATCCGTGCCCTGAGCGCGGTGTCGGACATGTCCTTCATCAACTCGGTGCCGTCCATCGCCCAGGGCAACGCCCAGAGCCACGCCATCGGCCTCGGCCAGATGAACCTGCACGGATACCTGGCCCGCGAGCACGTGCACTACGGCTCCGAGGAAGGCCTGGACTTCACCAACATCTACTTCTACACGGTGCTGTTCCACGCCCTGCGTTCCTCGAACAAGCTCTCCATCGAGACCGGCGAGACCTTCGGCGGCTTCGAGAACTCCACGTATGCAAGCGGCGAGTTCTTCGACAAGTACACCGAGCAGGAATGGGCCCCGGAGACGGAGCGCGTCCGCGAGCTGTTCGCCGGCATCCACATCCCCACGCAGGATGACTGGCGCGAGCTGAAGGCTTCCGTCATGGAGCACGGTATCTACAACCAGAACCTGCAGGCCGTCCCACCCACCGGTTCCATCAGCTACATCAACAACTCCACGTCCTCGATCCACCCGGTGGCCGCCAAGATCGAAATCCGCAAGGAAGGCAAGATCGGGCGCGTCTACTACCCGGCGCCGTACCTGGACAACGACAACCTGGAGTACTACCAGGACGCGTACGAGATCGGCTACGAGAAGATCATCGACACCTACGCCGCTGCCACGCAGCACGTGGACCAGGGCCTGTCCCTGACGCTGTTCTTCAAGGACACTGCAACCACCCGCGACATCAACAAGGCGCAGATCTACGCCTGGCGCAAGGGCATCAAGACGCTCTACTACATCCGTCTCCGCCAGCTCGCGCTGGAAGGGACCGAGGTTGAGGGTTGCGTCAGCTGCATGTTGTAA